One genomic window of Pecten maximus chromosome 3, xPecMax1.1, whole genome shotgun sequence includes the following:
- the LOC117323069 gene encoding 28S ribosomal protein S5, mitochondrial-like: MAAFGMLLGRSIMRSSRALEVNSLLTGAVSRPILQPCCVQSTIIITRDASFFNRLTDTQIWDSVTGVSNQGKMKGRAKGKRRKFNVKTRFGEGGKYKMSYPSMSGMGRDTSITSEKVDATRVNEDSKKAPKREKLFPLQRGYVGRRIVGAKLDPPKPKGDFTFEGFQTVCVQHSIVANMTGTLGRKRSHTALVVVGNGKGLAGYASATSTSQFRCIEKARDGASQHLRHIDLYDGHTVFHNIRATEGHTTVMVNKQDKGYGLKCHRIIKSICELYGIENIHVKIEGRINDTNIAKAFFKALLQQETHQELADRMKMHVVEFRREKHYFPQVVASPQDGAIKEAPKDKKTMNLRTCISKERLNFSPKDHQYFTRALRHGTRSHINCIKSEIRKVHR, from the exons ATGGCCGCCTTCGGCATGCTTCTGGGGCGGTCAATCATGAGATCGTCTCGTGCACTTG aAGTGAACAGCTTGTTGACAGGGGCAGTGAGTAGACCAATACTACAGCCATGTTGTGTCCAATCTACAATCATCATCACCAGAGACGCCAGTTTCTTCAACAGAT TAACCGATACACAGATCTGGGACAGCGTCACAGGAGTCAGTAACCAAGGAAAGATGAAGGGTCGTGCCAAAGGCAAACGCAGAAAGTtcaatgtcaaaacaagatttgGGGAAGGAG GGAAGTATAAAATGAGTTACCCGTCTATGAGTGGAATGGGACGAGATACATCGATCACTTCTGAGAAAGTTGATGCTACCAGAGTAAATGAAGATTCTAAGAAGGCACCCAAAAGAGAAAAATTATTCCCACTACAGCGAGGCTATGTCGGGAGAAGGATTGTGGGAGCCAAACTGGACCCTCCCAAGCCTAAAGGAGATT TTACATTTGAAGGTTTCCAGACAGTCTGTGTTCAG CATTCCATTGTAGCCAACATGACGGGGACACTAGGACGAAAGAGGTCCCATACCGCTCTTGTTGTTGTAGGAAACGGCAAAGGTTTGGCAG GGTATGCCTCGGCCACTTCAACGTCACAGTTTAGGTGTATTGAAAAG GCAAGAGATGGAGCATCACAACATCTGCGGCACATTGACTTATATGACGGccacacag TATTCCACAACATCCGAGCTACAGAGGGTCACACAACAGTCATGGTTAACAAGCAGGATAAAG GTTATGGACTGAAGTGTCACAGGATAATTAAGTCCATCTGTGAGTTGTATGGAATCGAAAATATCCATGTTAAGATTGAGGGAAGGATCAATGACACCAACATTGCCAAAGCTTTCTTCAAGGCACTTCTCCAACAG GAAACGCACCAGGAGCTTGCTGACCGCATGAAGATGCATGTCGTGGAGTTCCGCAGGGAGAAACACTACTTCCCACAAGTGGTTGCTTCACCACAAGATGGTGCCATCAAAGAGGCCCCCAAGGATAAGAAAACTATGAATTTGAGAACTTGTATTTCAAAGGAAAGACTcaatttttccccaaaagaCCACCAATATTTTACAAGGGCACTCCGTCATGGTACAAGAAGTCACATCAACTGTATAAAATCAGAAATCAGAAAAGTGCACAGATGA